A stretch of DNA from Dioscorea cayenensis subsp. rotundata cultivar TDr96_F1 chromosome 4, TDr96_F1_v2_PseudoChromosome.rev07_lg8_w22 25.fasta, whole genome shotgun sequence:
gaagtcaAAAACTGTTAATATTGCTGCCATTGCTGCCCCTGTTTCGGGACTCATCCTTTTGGGTTCTTGTATCCTCTATATATGGTGGAGGTTGAGGCGCAGAAATGGTATGCATATGCTACttaattatcctttttttattgtttgatgcTTATATGGTTAGTAATATAccttttttcttattctcagaaagaagaagaaagcaattTGAAGATTACAGGCCAGTCACTAGTAATGATTTGCCATTCATGGATCTTGCTACAATACAAGCAGCAACTGGTAACTTTGCTGTTGAAAATAAGCTTGGAGAAGGGGGATTCGGTTCTGTTtataaagtaattaattataacaattgTTTTTCTTACCACTAGTTAAAAATAATGCGGTTTCTGATAAGAGATTATCATGTTTTCAGGGTGTTCTGAATAATGGAACAGAGATTGCAGTTAAGAGGCTTTCAGCAAAATCTAAGCAAGGTGCCATTGAATTTGAAAATGAGGTGAAGTTGATTGCCAAACTCCAGCATAGAAATCTTGTGAAAATGCTTGGTTGGTGTgctgaaagagaagaaaagcttCTCATCTATGAATATCTGCCAAACAAGAGCCTTGATGCTCTTCTTTTTGGTCAGTTCCAAACCAAACATGCTTTAACTTCTTTATATATTCAAACACTTAACATTGTTTCCCCCCTCAATTTTGATTAACAGATTCAGAAAAGCGAGTTCAACTGGATTGGAATAGACGGCTTCAAATCATCGGAGGAATTGCGAGAGGCCTTCTCTATCTTCATGAAGACTCACTGCTCAAAGTCATCCACAGGGACCTCAAAGCCAGTAATGTTTTACTAGACAACAAAATGACACCCAAGATATCAGACTTTGGCATGGCTAGGATTTTCGGAGGAGATGAAAGTGAAGCTAATACAAACAGAGTCGTTGGAACTTAGTACGCTAAGCTCATTTTTAGATGTTTGCTTTTGTTACACTTTATGCATATACAATCCCATATTAAGATGACACTTGAAACAGTGGATACATGGCTCCAGAGTTTGCAATGGGAGGCTTATTCTCTGCGAAGTCTGATGTTTATAGCTTTGGGGTTCTCGTACTTGAAATAGTAACTGGACAAAGGAATGGAAGAGAACACTTTGAAGAACATGACCAGACTCTTATCAGAAATGTGAGTtattataattcaaaacaatatgTGATTAATGAGATAATAActgtaaattatatttaaatacaacAGATATGGCATTTGTGGGTTGAAGGAAGAGCAGTGGAGTTGATGGATCCTTTGCTTGAAGGTTCATATCCAATTAATGAAGCAATGAAGTGCATCAAAATAGGTTTGTTGTGTGTGCAGGAAAATACAGAAGTGAGACCTACAATGTCTCTTGTTGTTCATATGCTGAGGAGTGTTGATGAAACAGTGTTTCCAGAGCCCAGCCAGCCTCCAACTTTTATGAGACAGAGAAGTTCTGTGTCAAA
This window harbors:
- the LOC120259473 gene encoding cysteine-rich receptor-like protein kinase 10, with amino-acid sequence MFVGAGEEEISNSLKGYVLLQCTRDLSKEGYTQCLQRGVSQVSRECNKTNGWRYLSGSCTLRFEVNPFFDTALISTLSPPVSPKPNNGGEGKKKSKTVNIAAIAAPVSGLILLGSCILYIWWRLRRRNERRRKQFEDYRPVTSNDLPFMDLATIQAATGNFAVENKLGEGGFGSVYKGVLNNGTEIAVKRLSAKSKQGAIEFENEVKLIAKLQHRNLVKMLGWCAEREEKLLIYEYLPNKSLDALLFDSEKRVQLDWNRRLQIIGGIARGLLYLHEDSLLKVIHRDLKASNVLLDNKMTPKISDFGMARIFGGDESEANTNRVVGTYGYMAPEFAMGGLFSAKSDVYSFGVLVLEIVTGQRNGREHFEEHDQTLIRNIWHLWVEGRAVELMDPLLEGSYPINEAMKCIKIGLLCVQENTEVRPTMSLVVHMLRSVDETVFPEPSQPPTFMRQRSSVSNGSSSSIGSQATLVHSINDVTNSEVQAR